In Candidatus Poribacteria bacterium, the genomic stretch ACATACCGAAGCCACCGTCGATTTAGCACAGATGGCGGGACTCTATCCCGCGGGTGTCCTCTGTGAGATACTCAATGAAGATGGGAGCATGGCACGCGTCCCTGAGCTCATGGCGTTCGCCGCGCAACATCAACTCAAGATTATCACCATTTCCGACCTTATCGCATACCGCCGCGAGACGGAGACCCTGATTAGACGTGTCGCCACTGCCGATGTCCCGACCGCGCACGGTGAGTTCAAACTCTACGCCTACGAAAGCACCGACACAGGGGGTGAAAGCGTCGAAGACGATAGAACACACATTGCACTCACAAAAGGCGATCTTACCGATGCAGCCCCGATCTTAGTCCGTGTGCACTCGCAATGCCTCACAGGTGATGTCTTCGGCTCTCTCAGATGCGATTGTGGCGAACAACTCGAAATCGCCTTGCAAACCATCGAGAAGGAGGGTAGGGGCGTACTCGTCTATATGCGACAAGAAGGGAGAGGGATGGGACTCAAAGGGAAACTGCGTGCATATCAATTACAAGATAACGATGGATTGGACACCGTTGAGGCGAATGAACACCTCGGATTTCCCGCAGATTTGCGAGATTACGGCATCGGCGCACAGATATTAGCCGACTTAGGTGTCCGAAAGATGCGATTGATGACGAACAACCCACAAAAGGTCACAGGACTGTCCGGACATGGACTTGAAATCGTCGAGCGGATCCCTTTGCAAACCAAACCGAACGCCTTTAACCGCCGATATTTAGAAACAAAACGTTCTAAACTCGGTCATCTCCTCCTACATGAGGAATAAAGAAGGGAGAGTTGACGGTTAACAGTTAACAGTTAAAAAAGGCATTCGGTTCACCAAAATCTCTCTTTAACCGAAAACTGACAACTGACAACCGATAACTAATAAAAAAACTATGCCAAACGTCTACGAAGGACATCTTCTCGGTGCAGGTCTCAGCTTCGGTATTGTTGTCAGTCGATTCAATAGTTTCGTTACCGAAAAACTCCTCGCTGGCGCGCAAGATGCCTTAAAACGGCACGGTGTCGATCTGGACGAGGTCGATATTTTCTGGACACCCGGTGCTTTCGAGATACCGGGAATCGCTAAACGCCTCGCAGAAAGCGGACGCTACGATGCCATTCTCTGCCTCGGCGCAGTGATCCGAGGTGCGACCCCACATTTCGATTACGTCGCAGCTGAAAGCGCGAAGGGAATCGCTAACATATCATCAAACACCAACATCCCCGTCATTTACGGCGTTATCACCACAGATACAATAGAACAAGCACTTGAACGCGCTGGCATAAAAGCCGGAAACAAAGGGGCTGAAGCTGCCATTACTGGCATTGAAACAGTCAACCTTTATAAAGCCGTCGAAAAAGTCCTAAATCAAAACGAAACTTAGCCCGTAATGAAATGGAGGGCGGATATACGGAAATGTGCTTCAAACCGAAACAGACCCTGACCGAACCGCAAGGAAAATTAAAATAGTGATTGCAATTATAGACTACGAAGCAGGAAACCTTACAAGCGTCGCGCGTGCCTTGACACATCTCGGCTATAAAAACCAGATTACATCCACCGCTGAAACGATACTCACAGCCGACCGCGTTATTTTTCCCGGTGTCGGTGCCGCAAAAGCCACGATGCAAACCTTACACAAACGCGGGTTGAACCAAGTACTCACAGACTTCTACCGCACCGGCAAACCGATGCTCGGTATCTGCATCGGTATTCAAATCCTTTTTGAACACAGCGAAGAAGAGGATGCCGAATGTCTGGGTCTCTTATCGGGACGTGTAAAGAAATATCCAACGGTAGGGATTGGGTCACCCAACGCCTACAAAGTCCCACAAATCGGTTGGAACGAAGTGTATCAGACAAAACCGCACGCAATCTTCAAAGACGTTCCGAATCCGGCACACTTCTATTTCGTCAATTCCTACTATCCTGAGCCAGAAAAAGCGGATGTTGTGATCGGGAAGACGACGTACGGACTTGAGTTCTGTAGTGCGATTGCCCAAGACAATCTCATCGCAACACAGTTCCACCTCGAAAAGAGTGGTCGTGTCGGACTAAAAATGCTTAATAACTTCCTGAGTCTTTGATTATCAGTACTCAGTACTCGGTTATCAGTTAAGAGGCACTCTGAATAATCAAATCTTTCTTTAACTGAGTACTGATAACTGAAAACTGAGTACTAAAAAATGCTAATATTCTTTCTTGCACTTTTTGTGCTCTTCATCAACGTCAGCACGCATCTGTTCCAGATGCAAGAATACTATCCAGCAGTGAGCCACTGCTACTACGGGGGCATGGTTCTCTCGGTCCTCTACGTGAAACGCCGCGGGCAGAATATCCTGTTCGCCATTACAGCAGTAGCCAACTGGATTTATGTCTTCCGTTATCCGAATCAAATCGAAAGCATCATCATCGCACTTCTCTATCCGTTTGTTGTATTCGGCGTTATCCGCGTTATCCGTCACTTCCAAACGCAGGGACTCAGCGGTGCTGAAGAGATAGAGGAGATACACAGCGTCAATGCGAATTTAGAGAAACAGGTGCGGGACATCTCCACGCTTTTTGAGGTAAGCAAAGCGGCAAACGCAAACCTTGAGTTAGAAGGGTTATTTCAGCGCATCATTGAGATTCTGTCCGAGCGACTCGGCATATATCGCGGGGCTTTACACCTCTACGAAAACGGGAAGGTCATCACTGAGGTCGAAACCGTCTTAGGACTCACACCGGCTGAGATGAAACGTGGCACCGATAATCAGATGGAAGACATTCAGAGACAGGTCCTCGCAACAGGTAAAGCGATCGGCGTTCCACAAACTCGAAATCCGCTCAGTTATGTTAAACTTTTTGAATCCGAACGCGTTGAATCCAAAGACAGAATTGCTTTCTGGTGTATCCCGATTGTTGTTGAAGAAAACGTCATCGGTACATTGACGATTGATAAAGCATCCGATGAATTTTCAGCAGAAGACGATCGGAGGCTCTTAACGATCATCGCCTCCACCATTGCACAAGGCGTTAAAATCCAGCAGACAATCGACGCGCTTGTCGAATCAGAACGGATGGCAATACTCGGAAGATTGGTCCGAACGATCGCGCACGAGGTGCGGAACCCACTCGGCAGTATCCGACTCGGTACACAACTGCTCCAAAACTCAGACATTGAGGGATTTTCGCAACCCGAAACTTATTCTGAAAACGTCCAACTCTCTCAAGACGAGATTCAGGAATACACCGCAATTATTATCAAAGAGGTGGATAGGCTGAACCGATTCATTGAGCAATTGTTGGCTTTCAGCAAACCCGCAATGCATGCAGCGAAACGGATCGATATCCACCAACTCCTTAATAACAGTCTCGCGATTTGCCGTCCGGAATTGGAGCATCAAGCCATCACGGTAATCACGCAATACGACACTTGTCCAGAAGTCAATGTCAATGAAGACGGTATAACGCAGGTCATTCTCAACCTATTTTACAACGCCATTGAAGCGATGGATACAGAAGGAACGTTGACAATTCAGACAGAATATGTACCGGAGACAGAAGTCGTCCTTATGCGCGTTCAGGATGACGGCCCCGGGATTCCGTCTGAAGATATACCGATGCTGTTCGATCCGTTTTACACCACCAAACAGAAAGGCACCGGGTTGGGACTCCACATCAGCCAAAGAATTCTTGCTGAACATCAAGGCAGCATCGAAGTTGATGAGAACCTCGAAGTCGGCACAGCGTTTGTTATGTCCCTCCCTGTGTATTAAGGAAAATCAAAAAATGTCGAATTTTGTGCTTATTGCTGACGATGACGACAGCCTCCGCCAAATACTCGCCGCCACCCTTAAAAAGGCAGGTTATCAGACCCTTACAGCCCGAAACGGCGCGGAGACCTTAGCCTGTGTCAAGAAAGCAAACGTCGATGTCATTCTGCTCGATATCTGGTTAGGTGATGCCAACGGAATCGAACTGATTGAGGATATTCAGCAATACAACAGCACCACCGCAATTATTATAATCACAGCACACGGAACGACACAGACTGCGATCGACGCGGCGAAACAGCGGGCGTATGGATACCTCACAAAGCCTATCGACCAGCGGCAGCTGTTAGAGCTCGTCTCGCGCGCCGCCGCTGCAACCAATCAAACAAAGAACGTCAAAACGTCAACAACGTCCATTGATGTTGACGGGCAGGGAAGAATGGTTGGACAGAGTCCGGCAATGCAAGAGGTGTACCATAAAATTGGACGCGCGGCTGTCAGCGACGAAACCGTCCTTGTTTTAGGTGAAAGTGGAACCGGCAAAGAACTCGTCGCCCAATTAATTCACCAAAACAGCCACCGCTCTCATAATCCGTTCATCGTTGTCGATTGTGGTGCGATGCCGTCCAGTCTCATCGAAAGCGCACTCTTTGGACATGTCAAAGGCGCGTATACCGATGCACACACTGCACGGAAGGGAAAATTTCAGCAGGCAGACAGTGGGACGATCTTCCTCGATGAAATCGGAGAACTGCCGATTGAGGTTCAGATGAAATTGTTGCGCGTGTTACAAGAGCGAGAGGTTGAACCGATGGGCGGTACCGAGACCCACGCTGTTGATGTTCGGATCATCGCTGCAACCAATCAACGACTTGAAACCGCAATCGCGCAGAAATCCTTTAGGGAGGACCTCTACTATCGACTCAACGTCATCCCCATTTCTCTCCCACCGCTCCGGGAACGGAAAGAGGATATACCGGAACTCATAGACCTCTTCACACACAGGTTCGTTGAAGAATACCAATTGCCTGAAATCGGTATCTCTCCAGAGGTGGTAAAACGCCTCACGGCACATGAGTGGCCCGGCAACGTGCGTGAATTAGAAAATGCCATCAAGCGGGCACTTGTGATGTGTTCAGGACAAATGCTATTACCTGAACATTTCGATCCGATTCTCGATCAACCGGGTCCCACCAGTGAATCAGGAAACCTTGACGTGCAAATTTATAGCCTCCTCCAAGCGTATGTTCAACAGTATATGGACTCCGAAACATCGCCAGACGAACTCTACGCTGAAATCCGGGCGATCTTTGAGAAACCGCTCTTTAAAATCGTGCTTGAGTACACCAATGGAAACCGGAGTAAAGCATCAGATATTCTCGGTATTAACCGGAACACGCTCCACACAAAACTTATTGAGTACAAGCTTGTCTCTTAGGAGTTGTCAGTTAACAGTGATCAGTTAAGAGATGGTTTATTTAAATCATATCCCTCCTTAACTGATAACTCTCACTGTGAGGCAAACTG encodes the following:
- a CDS encoding bifunctional 3,4-dihydroxy-2-butanone-4-phosphate synthase/GTP cyclohydrolase II, whose translation is MPNNFNTIPEALSAIQNGEMIIVVDEPDRENEGDLIMAAEKVTAETINFMARYGRGLICLPTCSERLTELELYPMVASNTAQMQTAFTVTIDAKEVTTGISAQERAYTIQKFVDPEAIPSDFVRPGHIFPLEAKPGGVLRRAGHTEATVDLAQMAGLYPAGVLCEILNEDGSMARVPELMAFAAQHQLKIITISDLIAYRRETETLIRRVATADVPTAHGEFKLYAYESTDTGGESVEDDRTHIALTKGDLTDAAPILVRVHSQCLTGDVFGSLRCDCGEQLEIALQTIEKEGRGVLVYMRQEGRGMGLKGKLRAYQLQDNDGLDTVEANEHLGFPADLRDYGIGAQILADLGVRKMRLMTNNPQKVTGLSGHGLEIVERIPLQTKPNAFNRRYLETKRSKLGHLLLHEE
- the ribE gene encoding 6,7-dimethyl-8-ribityllumazine synthase — its product is MPNVYEGHLLGAGLSFGIVVSRFNSFVTEKLLAGAQDALKRHGVDLDEVDIFWTPGAFEIPGIAKRLAESGRYDAILCLGAVIRGATPHFDYVAAESAKGIANISSNTNIPVIYGVITTDTIEQALERAGIKAGNKGAEAAITGIETVNLYKAVEKVLNQNET
- the hisH gene encoding imidazole glycerol phosphate synthase subunit HisH, whose amino-acid sequence is MIAIIDYEAGNLTSVARALTHLGYKNQITSTAETILTADRVIFPGVGAAKATMQTLHKRGLNQVLTDFYRTGKPMLGICIGIQILFEHSEEEDAECLGLLSGRVKKYPTVGIGSPNAYKVPQIGWNEVYQTKPHAIFKDVPNPAHFYFVNSYYPEPEKADVVIGKTTYGLEFCSAIAQDNLIATQFHLEKSGRVGLKMLNNFLSL
- a CDS encoding ATP-binding protein; translated protein: MLIFFLALFVLFINVSTHLFQMQEYYPAVSHCYYGGMVLSVLYVKRRGQNILFAITAVANWIYVFRYPNQIESIIIALLYPFVVFGVIRVIRHFQTQGLSGAEEIEEIHSVNANLEKQVRDISTLFEVSKAANANLELEGLFQRIIEILSERLGIYRGALHLYENGKVITEVETVLGLTPAEMKRGTDNQMEDIQRQVLATGKAIGVPQTRNPLSYVKLFESERVESKDRIAFWCIPIVVEENVIGTLTIDKASDEFSAEDDRRLLTIIASTIAQGVKIQQTIDALVESERMAILGRLVRTIAHEVRNPLGSIRLGTQLLQNSDIEGFSQPETYSENVQLSQDEIQEYTAIIIKEVDRLNRFIEQLLAFSKPAMHAAKRIDIHQLLNNSLAICRPELEHQAITVITQYDTCPEVNVNEDGITQVILNLFYNAIEAMDTEGTLTIQTEYVPETEVVLMRVQDDGPGIPSEDIPMLFDPFYTTKQKGTGLGLHISQRILAEHQGSIEVDENLEVGTAFVMSLPVY
- a CDS encoding sigma-54 dependent transcriptional regulator, giving the protein MSNFVLIADDDDSLRQILAATLKKAGYQTLTARNGAETLACVKKANVDVILLDIWLGDANGIELIEDIQQYNSTTAIIIITAHGTTQTAIDAAKQRAYGYLTKPIDQRQLLELVSRAAAATNQTKNVKTSTTSIDVDGQGRMVGQSPAMQEVYHKIGRAAVSDETVLVLGESGTGKELVAQLIHQNSHRSHNPFIVVDCGAMPSSLIESALFGHVKGAYTDAHTARKGKFQQADSGTIFLDEIGELPIEVQMKLLRVLQEREVEPMGGTETHAVDVRIIAATNQRLETAIAQKSFREDLYYRLNVIPISLPPLRERKEDIPELIDLFTHRFVEEYQLPEIGISPEVVKRLTAHEWPGNVRELENAIKRALVMCSGQMLLPEHFDPILDQPGPTSESGNLDVQIYSLLQAYVQQYMDSETSPDELYAEIRAIFEKPLFKIVLEYTNGNRSKASDILGINRNTLHTKLIEYKLVS